ttttgtgtttcattGAGCCATATTGTTTGACCAGCTTGAaggattcaaacaaaaagtttttgtttttgtgtgtctACTTTGGATTGTTTCATTTTGTCTTCATGAATTAGATTTAGACAAGATTTGTGCTTGATTCGTGTTAAGTTTTGATTTGGGCCCTTCAATTTCCTACTTTATCGGTTGGTGAATTCTATACACATTAGTCCTATCACGACcttctgtttgtttgtttttgaaaatggGTGCTTCGCATTTGCAGATGTTGCTTCATTGATTTTGGAGATATATCCATGGAAGATAGTTTCCTTCAATCTGAGAACGTGGTTATGGACGCTGACTTCATGGATGGATTGTTACTAGATGGTTGTTGGTTAGAGACTACAGATGGATCTGAGTTTCTTAACATAGCTCCTTCAACTTCTTCTGTTAGCCCTTTTGATCCAACTTCCTTCATGTGGTCTCCAACTCAAGATACATCAGCTCTTTGCACATCAGGAGTTGTATCTCAGATGTATGGTCAGGATTGTGTAGAAAGATCTAGTCTTGATGAGTTTCAATGGAACAAACGATGGTGGATTGGACCAGGAGGTGGTGGTTCTTCGGTTACTGAGAGGTTGGTTCAAGCAGTTGAACACATTAAAGATTACACAACAGCGAGAGGCTCACTTATTCAGTTATGGGTTCCGGTTAATAGAGGCGGTAAGCGAGTTTTGACCACAAAGGAACAACCTTTTAGCCATGATCCGTTGTGTCAAAGACTTGCAAACTATAGAGAGATCTCTGTGAATTATCACTTCTCTGCTGAGCAAGATGATTCCAAGGCTTTAGCTGGTTTGCCTGGGAGGGTTTTCTTGGGGAAGCTTCCTGAATGGACTCCTGATGTTAGGTTTTTCAAGAGCGAGGAGTATCCGAGAGTACACCATGCTCAGGACTGCGATGTCCGTGGAACGCTGGCGATTCCGGTGTTTGAACAAGGTAGTAAGATTTGCTTGGGTGTTATTGAGGTTGTAATGACCACTGAGATGGTTAAACTAAGACCTGAGCTTGAAAGCATTTGCAGAGCACTTCAGGTTTGTGTTCTTCTCTAAAGCTTTCAGCTTTTGCTATAGAAATGGTTTTCTGAGAGTGATGAATGTGTTTCCTTTTTGCAGGCAGTTGATCTTAGGAGCACCGAGCTTCCGATTCCACCTTCTCTAAAGGTAATCAAAGAAACTACATGAGTTCCTTATGTTCAGCTTTTGGGTATAAACaagattgtttcttctttattcagGGATGTGACTTATCCTACAAAGCTGCCTTACCTGAAATCCGAAACCTCTTGAGATGTGCTTGTGAGACTCATAAACTACCTTTAGCTCAGACATGGGTTTCTTGTCAACAGCAAAACAAAAGCGGGTGCCGTCACAACGATGAGAACTACATCCATTGCGTATCAACCATTGATGATGCTTGCTACGTTGGTGATCCAACAGTTCGTGAGTTCCATGAAGCTTGCTCTGAGCATCACCTCTTGAAAGGCCAAGGAGTTGCAGGTCAAGCCTTCTTGACCAATGGACCTTGCTTTTCATCTGATGTATCTAACTACAAGAAATCAGAGTACCCTCTCTCTCACCATGCTAATATGTACGGTTTACATGGCGCGGTTGCAATTCGCCTGCGGTGCATCCACACGGGCTCTGCTGATTTCGTCTTAGAGTTCTTTTTGCCTAAAGACTGCGATGATCTGGAGGAACAgaggaaaatgttgaatgctCTTTCAACTATTATGGCTCATGTGCCTAGAAGCTTAAGGACTGTTACAGACAAAGaactagaagaagagagtgaagtgATAGAGAGGGAAGAGATAGTAACGCCAAAGATAGAAAACGCATCTGAACTCCACGGAAATTCCCCATGGAATGCCTCTCTTGAAGAAATCCAGCGGAGTAATAATACTAGTAATCCTCAGAATCTTGGACTGGTATTTGATGGAGGAGACAAACCAAATGATGGTTTTGGCTTAAAAAGAGGTTTTGACTACACCATGGATTCTAATGTCAATGAGAGCAGCACTTTCTCTAGTGGTGGTTTCAGTATGATGGCCGAGAAAAAGCGTACAAAAGCAGATAAAACCATCACTTTGGATGTTCTTCGACAGTATTTCGCTGGGAGCTTGAAAGATGCAGCCAAGAATATCGGTGGTAAGCAgcatttttttatcttctcgATTCAATTTATCGGAAAGTCCTGAGActgatctcttctttttgcCCTTTTCTTGTCTTGGAAATTTTCAGTTTGTCCAACGACCTTGAAGAGAATATGCAGACAGCATGGTATACAAAGATGGCCttcaagaaagataaaaaaagtgGGACATTCTCTGCAGAAGATCCAACGAGTGATTGATTCGGTTCAAGGTGTTTCTGGTCCTCTTCCCATAGGCTCATTCTATGCAAATTTCCCCAATTTAGTCTCACAGTCACAAGAACCATCACAACAAGCCAAGACCacgcctcctcctccgccgccagTGCAGCTTGCAAAGTCCCCTGTATCCTCGTATAGTCACAGTTCAAACTCTAGCCAATGTTGCTCCAGTGAAACCCAACTAAACAGCGGTGCAACAACCGATCCTCCTTCAACTGATGTAGGAGGTGCATTGAAGAAGACGAGCAGCGAAATCGAGCTTCAAAGCTCGAGTCTTGACGAGACAATTTTGACTCTCTCCAGTTTAGAAAACATCCCTCAAGGCACCAACTTGTTATCATCTCAAGATGATGACTTTCTGAGGATTAAAGTTAGCTacggagaagagaagatcaGATTACGGATGCGGAATTCGCGCAGGTTAAGAGATCTATTGTGGGAGATTGGGAAGCGGTTTAGCATAGAGGATATGAGCAGGTATGATCTAAAGTACTTAGACGAAGACAATGAATGGGTTTTGTTGACTTGCGACGAAGATGTAGAAGAGTGTGTAGATGTCTGCAGAACTACACCGAGTCATACCATTAAGCTTTTGCTTCAGGCTTCTTCTCATCATTTCCCTGAACGTTCTTCAGCTACTGAATACAGTTTATGGCACTGACCTTaaatcagagaaagaagaaagaaaaagaagcgtTTTAGGACATGACACAAAAGATAGTAATACCTTTGTGTTCTGTTATAATTGTTCATAATtttatctttggtttttttgaaagattacTAGGAGAGGTgctttgggttttgtttttaaaaacgCACCAGagacaagaagagaagaacatgTAAAGATCCTATCTTCCTGAGAAattgaagttgttgtttttttcttctgaaattcCTTTCGAATGTGGTTTTCAAATGTAGATACACATATAAAAGAACTTTAATTGTTTCCATAATTGCCATATACATCAAGTAAAAGAGACTAATAACGAAACATTTACCAaacatatattgttttctgagaaagaaacaaaaaaaaccatttttacACAACACCAAACTGAAATTCTTAAAAgctgtttttgagtttttacaAGTCTCGTCGCGGCGTTCTTGAAATCTCTGGTGACGGTGATGAGACGTTTCGAGCTTCATGAGATCTGCTCTGTGCGGCTAAGTACTCTAGTGCCACAACTATGTCACCTATGAACGGTCGATAATGAGCTTCTTCATTAAGACACATTGCAATAATCGCAATCGCATAGTTTAAACACCGTCTTGGGTATTTTCCTCGTAGAGACGGATCCACTAAATGTCCAAACTTCTTCTGATCCTTGAGGTATGGACGTGACTGCAAAGATAAGAAAAGTTTTGGTTATAACTGGAGTAGGATTTTAGGTATTACGCTGTAATCGATTTAGTAAGTTTCTTACCCAAGTAACAAGATTCTGCTCGCCTTGCTTTTGACCTAAATCAATAGCTTTTCTCCCAGTAATCAGCTCAAGCAACACTACACCGAAGCAGTAGATATCCGATTTAACAGTTAATTTCCCGCTCATTGCGTATTCAGGAGCACAGTAACCGTAAGTTCCCATGACACGAGTCGATACATGAGTTCGATCACCAACTGGACCGAGTTTCGCCAATCCGAAATCCGAGAGTTTTGGACTGAACTCTTTATCTAACAATATGTTTGCGGATTTCAAATCACGGTAAATCACTGGCGGGTTAGCTGTGCAGTGAAGATACTCTATTCCTCGAGCTGCACCAACCGCGATTTTCATTCGAGTATTCCAGCTTAATGGTTCTTGATTAGACTCAAGATCTGAAAAATCATACAAAAGAGTACAACATTTGAAACTGAACATTCTTAAGATAGTTACAACAAAACACTTGAAAGAACAATGGAGTAAAAGTAAACTAACCAAAAAGGTGATCTTCTAAGCTTCCCATTGGCATGTATTCATAGACAAGAAGTCTTTGATCACCAGAAGTACAGTAACCGATCAATGTAACGAGATTGGGATGATGCAATAAGCTAAGCATAAGAACTTCTACTATAAACTCTCGGTTCCCTTGAAGCCCATCTGGATTCAATTGCTTAATAGCCACTACCTGTTTTCATCAAATCATATCAAATTACATCAAAAGCTcattaaaaacagagtttctCTTTAAAAGGGcttgaggaagagagagagatctgaCTTGTCCTGAATCTAAACGTCCCTTATAAACTCTGCCAAAACCTCCTTCTCCGAGCAAATTAACTTCCCGGAAGTTTCT
This sequence is a window from Arabidopsis thaliana chromosome 1 sequence. Protein-coding genes within it:
- a CDS encoding Plant regulator RWP-RK family protein, which codes for MEDSFLQSENVVMDADFMDGLLLDGCWLETTDGSEFLNIAPSTSSVSPFDPTSFMWSPTQDTSALCTSGVVSQMYGQDCVERSSLDEFQWNKRWWIGPGGGGSSVTERLVQAVEHIKDYTTARGSLIQLWVPVNRGGKRVLTTKEQPFSHDPLCQRLANYREISVNYHFSAEQDDSKALAGLPGRVFLGKLPEWTPDVRFFKSEEYPRVHHAQDCDVRGTLAIPVFEQGSKICLGVIEVVMTTEMVKLRPELESICRALQAVDLRSTELPIPPSLKGCDLSYKAALPEIRNLLRCACETHKLPLAQTWVSCQQQNKSGCRHNDENYIHCVSTIDDACYVGDPTVREFHEACSEHHLLKGQGVAGQAFLTNGPCFSSDVSNYKKSEYPLSHHANMYGLHGAVAIRLRCIHTGSADFVLEFFLPKDCDDLEEQRKMLNALSTIMAHVPRSLRTVTDKELEEESEVIEREEIVTPKIENASELHGNSPWNASLEEIQRSNNTSNPQNLGLVFDGGDKPNDGFGLKRGFDYTMDSNVNESSTFSSGGFSMMAEKKRTKADKTITLDVLRQYFAGSLKDAAKNIGVCPTTLKRICRQHGIQRWPSRKIKKVGHSLQKIQRVIDSVQGVSGPLPIGSFYANFPNLVSQSQEPSQQAKTTPPPPPPVQLAKSPVSSYSHSSNSSQCCSSETQLNSGATTDPPSTDVGGALKKTSSEIELQSSSLDETILTLSSLENIPQGTNLLSSQDDDFLRIKVSYGEEKIRLRMRNSRRLRDLLWEIGKRFSIEDMSRYDLKYLDEDNEWVLLTCDEDVEECVDVCRTTPSHTIKLLLQASSHHFPERSSATEYSLWH
- the ASG5 gene encoding Protein kinase superfamily protein (Protein kinase superfamily protein; FUNCTIONS IN: protein serine/threonine kinase activity, protein kinase activity, ATP binding; INVOLVED IN: protein amino acid phosphorylation; LOCATED IN: cellular_component unknown; EXPRESSED IN: 22 plant structures; EXPRESSED DURING: 13 growth stages; CONTAINS InterPro DOMAIN/s: Protein kinase, ATP binding site (InterPro:IPR017441), Protein kinase, catalytic domain (InterPro:IPR000719), Serine/threonine-protein kinase-like domain (InterPro:IPR017442), Protein kinase-like domain (InterPro:IPR011009), Serine/threonine-protein kinase, active site (InterPro:IPR008271); BEST Arabidopsis thaliana protein match is: Protein kinase superfamily protein (TAIR:AT1G76370.1); Has 115469 Blast hits to 114023 proteins in 4226 species: Archae - 107; Bacteria - 13502; Metazoa - 42790; Fungi - 9725; Plants - 32710; Viruses - 380; Other Eukaryotes - 16255 (source: NCBI BLink).); the encoded protein is MTCCFSCLNPRTKDIRVDIDNARCNSRYQTDSSVHGSDTTGTESISGILVNGKVNSPIPGGGARSFTFKELAAATRNFREVNLLGEGGFGRVYKGRLDSGQVVAIKQLNPDGLQGNREFIVEVLMLSLLHHPNLVTLIGYCTSGDQRLLVYEYMPMGSLEDHLFDLESNQEPLSWNTRMKIAVGAARGIEYLHCTANPPVIYRDLKSANILLDKEFSPKLSDFGLAKLGPVGDRTHVSTRVMGTYGYCAPEYAMSGKLTVKSDIYCFGVVLLELITGRKAIDLGQKQGEQNLVTWSRPYLKDQKKFGHLVDPSLRGKYPRRCLNYAIAIIAMCLNEEAHYRPFIGDIVVALEYLAAQSRSHEARNVSSPSPEISRTPRRDL